One stretch of Streptomyces hygroscopicus DNA includes these proteins:
- a CDS encoding oxidoreductase, producing the protein MRSGVERWHGRRSYRTGRGRPGRRAAAVVLGLLLPEQHPVHAQERASGLTGAQAHVAYERDPQDPTRYACIRLDLRLNGVTQEEAEPLAELFTASCPIYNTLRRDGNVVIAVRAESPADRDHRVREEG; encoded by the coding sequence GTGCGGTCGGGTGTGGAGCGGTGGCACGGCCGACGCTCGTACCGGACCGGCCGAGGCCGTCCAGGCCGGAGAGCTGCTGCTGTCGTCCTTGGCCTCCTGCTCCCTGAGCAACATCCCGTCCACGCCCAGGAGCGCGCATCCGGCCTGACCGGCGCGCAGGCCCACGTCGCTTACGAACGGGACCCGCAGGACCCCACCCGGTACGCCTGCATCCGCCTCGACCTGCGCCTGAACGGAGTCACCCAGGAGGAAGCCGAGCCCCTGGCCGAACTCTTCACCGCTAGCTGCCCCATCTACAACACCCTCCGCCGGGACGGCAACGTCGTGATCGCCGTCCGGGCGGAATCCCCCGCGGACCGAGATCACCGGGTACGGGAAGAGGGATGA
- a CDS encoding 3-phosphoshikimate 1-carboxyvinyltransferase, whose product MNDELSSPLNEGRFRFQGVPGSKSVTARALFLASAAQGTTVLHRPLVSDDSMGFAEGLAALGYRLEREPDRWTVEGRVRGPAAEEASVFCRDGATTARFLPVLAAAGHGVFHFDASAQMRRRPLGPLTRALRDLGVTLVHREREGHHPLTVHADGIRGGHITLDAGLSSQFLTALLLAGPLTEQGLTITVSDLVSVPYVDITVAMMERFGVRVHRDGDTFTVPAQPYMATDYTIEPDASTASYFLAAAALTGRRVTIPGLGSGSLQGDLRFAQVLFRMGAHVTLAEDHVTVAGTDGGRLAGITVNMRDISDTMPTLAAIAPFADGPVRIEDVYNTRIKECDRLEACAENLRALGVPVLVGRNWIEIHPARPRPAHIACHGDHRIAMAFSITGLRTPGITLDDPGCVKKTFPGFHHTLNSLRSIWLS is encoded by the coding sequence ATGAACGACGAACTCTCCTCGCCCCTGAACGAGGGTCGCTTCCGATTCCAGGGCGTCCCGGGCTCGAAGTCCGTCACCGCCCGCGCACTGTTCCTGGCGTCCGCGGCACAAGGCACCACGGTGCTGCACAGGCCCCTGGTCTCGGATGACTCGATGGGGTTCGCGGAGGGCCTCGCCGCGCTCGGCTACCGGTTGGAGCGCGAGCCGGACCGGTGGACGGTCGAGGGCCGCGTGCGGGGACCGGCGGCCGAGGAGGCATCGGTCTTCTGCCGCGACGGCGCCACCACCGCGCGGTTCCTTCCGGTGCTGGCCGCCGCCGGCCACGGCGTCTTCCACTTCGACGCGTCCGCCCAGATGCGCCGCCGCCCTCTCGGCCCGCTCACCCGGGCACTGCGCGACCTCGGCGTCACCCTCGTCCACCGGGAGCGGGAGGGCCATCACCCGTTGACCGTCCATGCCGATGGGATCAGGGGAGGGCACATCACTCTGGACGCCGGACTGTCCTCCCAGTTCCTCACCGCACTGCTGCTGGCCGGTCCGCTCACCGAGCAAGGGCTCACCATCACCGTGAGCGACCTGGTCTCCGTGCCGTACGTGGACATCACCGTGGCGATGATGGAGCGCTTCGGGGTGCGTGTGCACCGCGACGGGGACACCTTCACGGTGCCCGCTCAGCCCTATATGGCCACCGATTACACGATCGAGCCGGACGCCTCCACCGCGAGCTACTTCCTGGCGGCGGCCGCGCTCACCGGGCGCCGCGTCACCATCCCCGGGCTCGGCTCGGGCAGCCTGCAGGGCGACCTGCGCTTTGCCCAGGTGCTCTTCCGGATGGGAGCACACGTCACGCTGGCCGAGGACCACGTGACCGTCGCCGGTACTGACGGCGGACGACTGGCCGGCATCACCGTGAACATGCGCGACATCTCCGACACCATGCCCACGCTGGCCGCCATCGCGCCGTTCGCCGACGGCCCGGTCCGTATCGAGGACGTCTACAACACCCGGATCAAGGAATGCGACCGGCTCGAAGCCTGCGCCGAGAATCTGCGCGCCCTCGGGGTCCCGGTCCTGGTCGGGCGGAACTGGATCGAGATCCACCCCGCGCGGCCCCGCCCGGCACACATCGCCTGCCACGGCGACCACCGCATCGCCATGGCCTTCAGCATCACCGGCCTGCGCACCCCGGGCATCACCCTGGACGATCCCGGATGCGTGAAAAAGACCTTTCCCGGCTTCCACCACACACTGAACAGCCTTCGCAGCATCTGGCTGTCGTGA